One window of Pyxicephalus adspersus chromosome 4, UCB_Pads_2.0, whole genome shotgun sequence genomic DNA carries:
- the GGPS1 gene encoding geranylgeranyl pyrophosphate synthase isoform X1, protein MATSQDTPERILLEPYKYLLQLPGKQIRTKLSQAFNHWLNVPDDKTQVIIEVTEMLHNASLLIDDIEDNSKLRRGFPVAHSIYGVPSVINSANYVYFLGLEKVLTLNHPDAVNVFTQQLLELHRGQGLDIYWRDTYTCPTEVEYKAMVLQKTGGLFGLAVGLMQLFSSYDKDLKPLLNTLGLFFQIRDDYANLNSKEYSENKSFCEDLTEGKFSFPTIHAIWSRPESTQVQNILRQRTENVDIKKYCVHYLDKVGSFEYTRQTLSELEKEAYGQIELLGGNPELVSIIEQLSQMYKKP, encoded by the exons GTAAACAGATTAGGACAAAGTTGTCTCAAGCCTTCAACCATTGGCTGAATGTGCCAGATGACAAAACACAG gtAATAATTGAAGTGACAGAAATGCTTCACAATGCCAGTCTACTTATTGATGATATTGAAGACAACTCTAAACTTCGCAGAGGTTTTCCGGTTGCCCACAGCATTTATGGTGTTCCATCGGTTATAAATTCTgcaaattatgtatattttttaggaTTGGAAAAAGTTTTAACTCTCAATCATCCAGATGCTgtcaatgttttcacccaacagTTGCTTGAACTGCACCGTGGCCAAGGATTAGACATATATTGGAGAGATACATATACCTGTCCTACTGAAGTTGAATACAAGGCTATGGTTTTGCAGAAAACTGGGGGTCTTTTTGGGCTAGCTGTAGGCCTCATGCAGTTGTTTTCATCTTACGATAAAGATCTGAAACCTCTACTAAACACACTTGGACTTTTCTTTCAAATAAGAGATGATTATGCAAATTTAAATTCTAAAGAGTATAGTGAGAACAAAAGCTTCTGTGAAGACTTGACAGAGGGAAAGTTTTCATTCCCTACAATACACGCAATTTGGTCAAGACCTGAAAGTACCcaggtacaaaatattttgcGACAGAGGACAGAGAACGTAGACATTAAGAAATACTGTGTGCATTATCTAGACAAAGTGGGTTCCTTTGAATATACAAGGCAGACTTTAAGCGAGTTAGAAAAGGAAGCATATGGACAAATTGAGTTATTAGGAGGAAATCCTGAACTGGTTTCAATAATTGAACAGCTGAGCCAAATGTATAAAAAACCATAA
- the GGPS1 gene encoding geranylgeranyl pyrophosphate synthase isoform X2, which produces MVERIVIIEVTEMLHNASLLIDDIEDNSKLRRGFPVAHSIYGVPSVINSANYVYFLGLEKVLTLNHPDAVNVFTQQLLELHRGQGLDIYWRDTYTCPTEVEYKAMVLQKTGGLFGLAVGLMQLFSSYDKDLKPLLNTLGLFFQIRDDYANLNSKEYSENKSFCEDLTEGKFSFPTIHAIWSRPESTQVQNILRQRTENVDIKKYCVHYLDKVGSFEYTRQTLSELEKEAYGQIELLGGNPELVSIIEQLSQMYKKP; this is translated from the exons ATGGTGGAGAGAATA gtAATAATTGAAGTGACAGAAATGCTTCACAATGCCAGTCTACTTATTGATGATATTGAAGACAACTCTAAACTTCGCAGAGGTTTTCCGGTTGCCCACAGCATTTATGGTGTTCCATCGGTTATAAATTCTgcaaattatgtatattttttaggaTTGGAAAAAGTTTTAACTCTCAATCATCCAGATGCTgtcaatgttttcacccaacagTTGCTTGAACTGCACCGTGGCCAAGGATTAGACATATATTGGAGAGATACATATACCTGTCCTACTGAAGTTGAATACAAGGCTATGGTTTTGCAGAAAACTGGGGGTCTTTTTGGGCTAGCTGTAGGCCTCATGCAGTTGTTTTCATCTTACGATAAAGATCTGAAACCTCTACTAAACACACTTGGACTTTTCTTTCAAATAAGAGATGATTATGCAAATTTAAATTCTAAAGAGTATAGTGAGAACAAAAGCTTCTGTGAAGACTTGACAGAGGGAAAGTTTTCATTCCCTACAATACACGCAATTTGGTCAAGACCTGAAAGTACCcaggtacaaaatattttgcGACAGAGGACAGAGAACGTAGACATTAAGAAATACTGTGTGCATTATCTAGACAAAGTGGGTTCCTTTGAATATACAAGGCAGACTTTAAGCGAGTTAGAAAAGGAAGCATATGGACAAATTGAGTTATTAGGAGGAAATCCTGAACTGGTTTCAATAATTGAACAGCTGAGCCAAATGTATAAAAAACCATAA
- the GGPS1 gene encoding geranylgeranyl pyrophosphate synthase isoform X3 codes for MLHNASLLIDDIEDNSKLRRGFPVAHSIYGVPSVINSANYVYFLGLEKVLTLNHPDAVNVFTQQLLELHRGQGLDIYWRDTYTCPTEVEYKAMVLQKTGGLFGLAVGLMQLFSSYDKDLKPLLNTLGLFFQIRDDYANLNSKEYSENKSFCEDLTEGKFSFPTIHAIWSRPESTQVQNILRQRTENVDIKKYCVHYLDKVGSFEYTRQTLSELEKEAYGQIELLGGNPELVSIIEQLSQMYKKP; via the coding sequence ATGCTTCACAATGCCAGTCTACTTATTGATGATATTGAAGACAACTCTAAACTTCGCAGAGGTTTTCCGGTTGCCCACAGCATTTATGGTGTTCCATCGGTTATAAATTCTgcaaattatgtatattttttaggaTTGGAAAAAGTTTTAACTCTCAATCATCCAGATGCTgtcaatgttttcacccaacagTTGCTTGAACTGCACCGTGGCCAAGGATTAGACATATATTGGAGAGATACATATACCTGTCCTACTGAAGTTGAATACAAGGCTATGGTTTTGCAGAAAACTGGGGGTCTTTTTGGGCTAGCTGTAGGCCTCATGCAGTTGTTTTCATCTTACGATAAAGATCTGAAACCTCTACTAAACACACTTGGACTTTTCTTTCAAATAAGAGATGATTATGCAAATTTAAATTCTAAAGAGTATAGTGAGAACAAAAGCTTCTGTGAAGACTTGACAGAGGGAAAGTTTTCATTCCCTACAATACACGCAATTTGGTCAAGACCTGAAAGTACCcaggtacaaaatattttgcGACAGAGGACAGAGAACGTAGACATTAAGAAATACTGTGTGCATTATCTAGACAAAGTGGGTTCCTTTGAATATACAAGGCAGACTTTAAGCGAGTTAGAAAAGGAAGCATATGGACAAATTGAGTTATTAGGAGGAAATCCTGAACTGGTTTCAATAATTGAACAGCTGAGCCAAATGTATAAAAAACCATAA